The Opisthocomus hoazin isolate bOpiHoa1 chromosome W, bOpiHoa1.hap1, whole genome shotgun sequence genome includes a region encoding these proteins:
- the LOC142365542 gene encoding BDNF/NT-3 growth factors receptor-like — protein sequence MKMLKDACDNALKDFHHEAELLTNLQHEHIVKFYGVCVVGDPLIMVFEYMKKGDLNKFLSLALGGQMHQATEIKRHREGNKTRAKQPRRTQYT from the exons ATGCTGAAGGATGCCTGTGACAATGCCCTCAAGGACTTCCACCATGAGGCAGAGCTGCTGACTAACCTGCAACATGAGCATATCGTCAAGTTCTATGGCGTCTGTGTCGTGGGTGATCCACTCATCATGGTCTTTGAATATATGAAGAAAGGAGATCTTAACAAATTCCTCAG cttggccttgggagggcagatgcaccaagctacagagataaagaggcaccgagagggcaacaagaccagagcaaaacaacctagaaggacacagtatacgtaa